Proteins encoded by one window of Sulfurospirillum barnesii SES-3:
- the dapB gene encoding 4-hydroxy-tetrahydrodipicolinate reductase — MINVGIHGSTGRVGRLLIENLMKDKEARPYVLHALEDFNFTPPKEAILTDSVSELLEKSTVVIDFTIAMGTEVLLENVLKNPTPLVIGTTGLNEHQHNLLKEAASNMPILYATNMSLGVAVLNRLVELASKSLSDFDIEIVEQHHRFKKDAPSGTALTLGEHAARGRGLHLDDVRVSGRNGLIGERSKDEIAIMALRGGDIVGRHTVGFYNDGEFIEMNHTATSRDTFAKGAIKAAKWIINQPNGLYTISDCLGL, encoded by the coding sequence ATGATAAATGTTGGAATTCATGGCTCAACAGGTAGAGTGGGTCGGTTATTAATTGAAAATCTAATGAAAGATAAAGAAGCAAGACCTTATGTTTTGCATGCCTTGGAAGATTTTAATTTCACCCCTCCAAAAGAAGCAATTTTAACCGATTCAGTCAGTGAACTTTTAGAGAAAAGTACAGTTGTTATTGATTTTACCATAGCAATGGGAACAGAAGTTTTACTTGAAAATGTACTCAAAAATCCAACACCTTTAGTCATTGGTACAACAGGGCTTAACGAACACCAACATAATCTTTTGAAAGAAGCAGCAAGTAATATGCCCATTTTGTATGCTACGAATATGTCTTTAGGTGTAGCGGTTTTAAACCGTTTGGTTGAGCTTGCATCAAAAAGTTTGAGTGATTTTGATATTGAAATTGTCGAGCAGCATCACCGCTTTAAAAAAGATGCACCTAGCGGCACTGCATTAACATTGGGTGAACATGCTGCACGTGGTCGAGGTCTTCATTTAGATGATGTTCGCGTGAGTGGAAGAAACGGATTAATTGGTGAGCGTAGTAAAGATGAAATTGCTATTATGGCACTTCGTGGAGGTGACATTGTAGGGCGACATACCGTAGGATTTTACAATGATGGTGAATTTATTGAGATGAATCACACCGCAACCAGTCGTGATACCTTTGCAAAAGGGGCTATTAAAGCCGCAAAGTGGATCATTAATCAACCTAATGGTCTCTATACAATTAGTGATTGCTTAGGTCTTTAA
- the purF gene encoding amidophosphoribosyltransferase has protein sequence MCAIVGVFDVKHASKIAYYALFAMQHRGQEATGISASNGKKIRTIKDNGLVTEVFNEEKLSFLNGDMAIGHNRYSTAGSDSVRDAQPVAASYKLGDISVVHNGNLINKHEVRSKLIEQGAIFQSSMDTENIIHLIARSQQGKLQDRIIEALHVIKGAYCLLIQSRTKMFAVRDRYGVRPLSIGRLKEGGFIVASETCALDLVDAEFVRDVRPGEMIIFHQGETEFESIQLFEPDPHICAFEFIYFARPDSVIEGKNVYATRKKMGMKLAELAPVEADFVVPVPDSGVSAALGYAQASGIPFEMAIVRNHYVGRTFIEPTQAVRDLKVKLKLSPIHKILEGKKIVVIDDSIVRGTTSRQIVKLLKRAGAAEVHMRIAAPTIEHPCLYGIDTPSYKELISANKSVEEVREYIEADSLAFLSVDALKESIGNDMNYSLVSFDGNYFIK, from the coding sequence ATGTGTGCGATTGTTGGTGTATTTGATGTAAAACATGCTTCTAAAATAGCTTATTATGCTCTGTTTGCGATGCAGCATCGTGGGCAAGAAGCAACAGGAATTAGTGCTAGTAATGGTAAAAAAATTCGTACGATTAAAGATAATGGCTTGGTAACAGAAGTCTTTAACGAAGAAAAACTCTCTTTTTTAAATGGTGACATGGCGATTGGTCATAATCGCTATTCAACAGCAGGAAGTGATTCTGTGAGGGATGCTCAGCCTGTTGCTGCAAGTTATAAATTAGGTGATATTTCCGTTGTTCATAATGGTAATTTAATTAATAAGCATGAAGTAAGAAGTAAACTTATTGAACAAGGTGCCATTTTTCAATCATCTATGGATACAGAAAACATTATTCATCTGATTGCTCGAAGCCAACAAGGAAAACTTCAAGATCGTATCATTGAAGCTTTACATGTAATCAAAGGAGCGTATTGTCTTTTGATTCAAAGCCGTACAAAAATGTTTGCTGTGCGTGATCGTTATGGTGTTAGACCTCTTTCTATTGGTCGATTGAAAGAGGGTGGTTTTATTGTTGCAAGTGAAACGTGTGCACTTGATTTAGTGGATGCGGAATTTGTTAGAGATGTTAGACCTGGCGAAATGATCATTTTTCATCAAGGTGAAACAGAGTTTGAGAGTATACAACTCTTTGAGCCTGATCCACATATTTGTGCTTTTGAATTTATCTATTTTGCAAGACCTGATAGTGTGATTGAGGGTAAAAATGTTTATGCAACCCGTAAAAAAATGGGAATGAAGCTTGCAGAATTAGCACCTGTTGAAGCAGATTTTGTTGTGCCTGTTCCTGATAGTGGTGTAAGTGCTGCTCTAGGTTATGCGCAAGCCAGTGGTATTCCTTTTGAAATGGCAATCGTGAGAAATCATTATGTAGGAAGAACCTTTATTGAGCCAACGCAAGCAGTGCGTGATTTGAAAGTAAAACTAAAACTCTCTCCTATTCATAAAATCTTAGAGGGTAAAAAGATTGTAGTTATTGATGATAGTATTGTTCGAGGTACCACATCAAGACAGATTGTCAAACTGCTCAAACGAGCAGGTGCTGCTGAAGTGCATATGCGTATTGCTGCTCCAACGATTGAACATCCTTGTCTTTATGGTATTGATACACCTAGCTATAAAGAACTTATTAGTGCCAATAAGAGTGTCGAAGAAGTCAGAGAATATATTGAAGCAGATTCCCTTGCTTTTTTAAGTGTGGATGCGCTTAAAGAGAGTATTGGGAATGACATGAATTATTCTTTGGTGAGTTTTGATGGAAATTATTTTATTAAATAA
- a CDS encoding DUF2393 family protein, with amino-acid sequence MKDALVLVALKRRIAAMNIDAFKLSLITYFQNLAFYDYLAYAWLLITFLILIFLATLLAKKSSSLSLIIIIFALLLLCITPFFIHKKLNETLRKTHTEITSIQKLNFSSSFILETTIYNQSTNTFNVCFLSTSVFKANEATGFKAYLLSLKPLASQSMILRETIPKGESLHYQIVFDDFHYTGDFNATLRAECY; translated from the coding sequence TTGAAAGACGCTTTGGTCTTGGTGGCATTGAAGAGAAGAATAGCCGCAATGAACATTGACGCTTTTAAACTCTCACTCATAACCTACTTCCAAAATCTTGCTTTCTATGATTATTTGGCGTATGCATGGTTATTGATTACATTTTTAATACTGATTTTTTTGGCGACATTACTCGCCAAAAAATCTTCTTCACTTTCTTTAATTATTATTATCTTTGCTTTACTTCTCTTATGTATTACACCTTTTTTTATTCATAAAAAGCTCAATGAAACTTTACGTAAAACCCATACAGAAATCACTTCAATTCAAAAATTAAACTTTTCATCTTCATTTATCCTAGAAACAACAATTTACAATCAATCTACTAATACGTTCAATGTATGCTTTTTAAGTACTTCCGTATTTAAGGCTAACGAGGCGACTGGTTTTAAAGCGTATCTTCTTTCATTAAAACCTCTTGCAAGTCAATCAATGATTTTAAGAGAAACAATACCTAAAGGTGAATCACTACATTATCAAATTGTTTTTGATGATTTCCATTACACTGGTGATTTTAATGCTACACTGAGGGCTGAATGCTACTAA
- a CDS encoding DUF2393 domain-containing protein, giving the protein MTYMTSLHWVALILTILLFSFILWLTMRYNEKQSLLAPILANILITFLLTALIFYALDKYTKVARLENIVQKKVLINESFSISGQIRNTGKFTIGTCTLEVKIFNASLERIGTDSAIFVPKSAFQNFFKRDATLVIETKKKFVIAENLAKGEIRNFTVFMPYPPSYEKPYTRYDLSCY; this is encoded by the coding sequence ATGACCTATATGACTTCCCTGCATTGGGTTGCTCTTATTCTTACGATTTTACTTTTTTCATTCATACTTTGGCTTACGATGCGTTACAATGAAAAGCAATCTCTTTTAGCGCCTATTCTAGCCAATATCTTGATTACTTTTCTTTTGACCGCACTCATTTTTTATGCACTTGATAAATACACGAAAGTTGCCCGTCTTGAAAATATTGTTCAAAAAAAAGTTTTAATTAATGAATCTTTTTCTATTTCTGGACAAATTAGAAATACTGGTAAATTTACAATTGGTACATGTACGTTGGAAGTAAAAATTTTCAATGCCTCTTTAGAACGCATAGGGACAGATTCTGCTATTTTCGTTCCAAAATCTGCTTTTCAAAATTTCTTTAAACGCGATGCAACTCTTGTCATTGAGACAAAAAAGAAATTTGTGATTGCTGAAAATTTGGCTAAAGGGGAAATACGAAATTTCACTGTGTTTATGCCTTATCCCCCCTCTTACGAAAAGCCCTATACACGTTATGATCTGTCTTGTTATTAA